The sequence below is a genomic window from Silene latifolia isolate original U9 population chromosome 7, ASM4854445v1, whole genome shotgun sequence.
gagacggataaaataaacgaaacaaagacagatagggcaattgcctccccggcaacagctccaaaatttgacagggctgtcgtatacctatcaaaaataataactaaactaactatatagctaaggaagtcaggtcgatctcctcagggaggcaagatattcgtaagagtccgtctatttggtcacaaaatggggggggtgtttaaattggttttctaaactaaaaggtttaaaggaagagaagcagagaaaagagcgataaaggcagaaaaagatgataaactatcaataaagaagggacatgtcaggatttcggttcactacggtagtccagtgactcaaccgtaaacaacttagataattTACTGCGAGACGaaaagggaaaggtccttccggtccactttctatcctaaacttccactaacttaacttccgtcctcgtcagggtagtctattgttcatagcaggtctatttagtccaatcttccgatccaagattaaatttaaccagattaaaagggtgactcagaagcttgcactcaactaagtcggtaaaatacagttatatttctatggtgacagaatctcacaattaattcatctaacctatttactatatcgtcacatttctatcgtagatcccctaatcccgacatgaaacagatttagctactcatatcgctattaatactatcaatactaacaacaaataaataaccaacattcaacatgataaaatgataataaaaatgcataaaaggtaattagggcagaaattagatgagacaaaacaagtaattaaaatgAACAAATGAAGGATTAATATTAAagagggagaaagagattacaatcgcgagaatccggcgtaaagaacaagcaaATCCGACCGAAATAACCCCGAAAATAAAGTTACGGTGAAGAAGAGAGAGTACGCAGTCTTGGAAAATGATAGATGATATATCAGATGCTAAAAAACTTAGTTAAcgtatgcttaaatagaaaataaactaagttcaataactaaaacaagttcacgggctaattaaagcccacgaaagccaaaaccactcgatcgagtagtttgaaaccactcgatcgagtaaaactccagataatcctctcgatcgagtagaattgttactcggtcgagtaacctctctttccagctcttcttgatcgagtataaatccACTCTATCGATCAACCAAGgctataaaaaccactcgatcgagtaataaaaccactcgatcgagtatttttccttcaaatcagcccaaATGCGTACCCGACTGCCTcataaaccgtgccttcacgcttcccaatgcaggaactcactcgggaaaatcccgtctcctcaaaatgcatgcaaaaaggacgaaaaatggtacgattccactactttcgcgttcatttctacaaaacggacagaacgaaccaaagtagccaattcggaggcaaaatgcaatataaacagtatgaaagtacatataaatacgtgcaaaaataggctaaaaaagactatacaaaatgcacgtatcagactCTTGCTTTCGTTGCGTCAAATcgtcatcattggtcgtcgacccataaatttgcttatatggtgggttgagccttatccttaggcacCTACGTATCCGTTGTGATGGAATCAAACCCGCATCGTAGTTCGACATaccttggccttggcattctgCAGTCTCGGCCCAAAACGGAGTTTTTCGAAAGGAGGTTGTCGTCATACTTTGGAGATACCTCTATCATGATGTCCATACTCTTCGAATTGCATGTGCATTAGCTCCCTTGAGCTGCGATTTTTTTATCATTAGTGCCCAACATTTCAGCAACGTTGTTGTAATATCACTGGTTGCATTCCGCTGGGGAATATTTTCATCTTAGTAACCCGACATAGATTACCTTACTTGGTGGAGACTTATCCGTTCATCATTATAGCGGTGTCTAAAGCTGAAAGCGACAGAGCCCCCAATTGCATTGGGTCTAAAGTCCTAAATGGAGCGTACCTGCTAAAACTTGGACATATATCACACGAAAGCACACAATGCTATTCCGAACTTTTGGAAATCATAGCTAAAACATAGATGGGCCCAAGGCCCAAACTAAAACATTGAATTGGGTTTCTGACCTGATTTGACGTTTCATTTTGAAAATGAGATTCGCCCGAATTATTTCATTCGAATATGGACTTCACCCGAAACTGACATTTGaaaatgggcttcgcccggaaCTAACATTTGAAAATGAGCTTCGCCCAGAGCTAAATTTTCGTTTTGAAAATGGGCTTCACCCGGAATCAACATTTCATTTTGGAAATGGGCTTCGCCCGGATATAACATTTTTCGAAAAAAAGCTATTGATTTTGAAATTTGGATGAGCTTTGCATATGATGGGTAGACATGTTTCGAGTTTCTGACTAGGGTGATTGATCCATAAATAAACATGGGCAAGACATAGCCCGTAAAACATAAAAAAATCTGTAAGTGTGTACGggttttaattctaatattgaCTCGCTGGGGGATAGAAATGTAGACTATCCATTCTGGGCCGCGAAACAAAAATAAAGCCCGTGACAACAAACTTTGGTGCAAGAAGCGATAAAGGGTGATGAGGAAACCTGGAGGCCCACGCCCCAAGGCCACTCGTCCGTGCTACTTGGGCAGCAAGCAAGGGTTTCCTAAACCCTAGCTAAAACTCTCTCGTTATTTTCCTATATAAGGAGATCATAATAAGAAACAAACCGTAACTTCTtattcttttcttcataaaaacTTCTTGCCAAACATGAATTCTCTTCAAAAAGCCATGACATCTTGGGCCTTTAATTTCAAAGGATTGGAATCTAAAATACTTGTTGATACGGGATTGCAACAACTAGTCCCGTTGAGGCAGGTCTTGCATGAAATTGTTTTTCTTAATGAGTGCTTAAAATTCTGGGACCCTATCCATCATGTTTTTGCCTTTCTTGAAGGAGAGATTTGTCCCTTTCCGGAAGAAATTATTATTCTAGGAGGTTGGGGGATTGGGCTAACTCCTGTTATTCCCGACTTTTAGAAGGGATGGGCGAACAAGTATCGTGACTTCCTTGGTTTGTCACGTGATGAGGCGCATGCCTTCGTTGATGGGGAGCGAGTAAACTTACTCGCCATTGCTCAGAAATTTGGTCGTGCTGATGACCCATTGATTCCTACGGCGTTCCGTCGCAGGGCTTTTGGATTGATTATACTTCATCTTTATGCTTTTGAGGAGGATATTGAGGTACCAACTTGTTATGGTAAAGCGAAATTCATCCGAATTGTTAAACAAATGGAAAATCGCAGAAGCCCAGATTGGCTCATTCTTGCTGAAATTATTTCTGGGTTAGATGCTCAGAAGACCAACCCAAACCTTGCTTACACTGGATCAACCTGTCTTCTACAGGTATATGACTTTTTCGCTGTTCTCTTTTTTGTTTGCAgcatttttttttcgttttttttgttccgttctttttctttttttcattctcttttttctttttttttccattctttttttttttgcccaaCTCCTTTCTTTTCAGTGGGTTTGACATCATTTCCTGTAGTCTGACCTGTTTTCTCGGTCCTTCCTTTTTCATAGATCTGGCTATGtgagagactcgagttggttgatCCACCGAAGGTTCCGGATATATATCAGGTGAGAAGCTTCACCTCTCGTCACCGTTGTTTTGCTACTGGGAAGAAGGAGCCTTTCTGGCGACAACGGCTTTCTGCCAATGCTGGGTTACATGTTAGATGGGCCTTACCTTGGCTCCGCCTCACTGCAGTTACTGGTTTGTTTGAAACTGATAGAATCAGACATATCACTCTTTTGGGCTTGGAGTGGTCCACCCATATCTACCTGGACCGTGTTCTTCGACAGGTTGGTCGCCAGCAACGGATTCCCGCCATTGAGCCTGTTTGTGGCCAAGTCAAGGAAGTAACTCTTGCGAGGTGCAACGCGTGGTTGGAGTCTTGAACTCGGAGGACTATTTGGTATATTTCTAGGCCGTTTGCCTCTAGTTGGGTGTCACCTTCTTATTTGCGGTGGACTATTAAGCTTTCTTTTAAGGCCCGAAGGGAACTTTATAAGGATGAAACCATTGACTACAAATACCACAAGGAAGGGGAGAAGAGCCGAGAATTCTTTACTCGGACGACCCCGATTTCATCTAGGTCCGAAACAGAGATTGACTCGACTCCTAGACTGACTCTTTGGTTTCAGATGTGTGGAAGAGGTTAGGTCCGAGGAGTCAAAGTGGGTTGACCCTTGCAGAAAGACTTGGTCCTCAACCTAGTGTGAAAGACAGATTGGGCCCTCGTGAAGAATTGATGATTCCTCCGAAGAAAAGAGCCCGAGCGATGATGGGTTAGACTTTGTCACGTCGTGATGGGGCGTGTGGCCCGGCTGAGGGTGGCAAAGAGTAGTCTTCGACATTACtatttactattactattattgtttGTGTACTTTCCTTTTTTAGTGGTGTGTGATGGGCTTCGCCCGAAATAAAATATTGTAACCGACTTCACCCGGAATTTAGAATAAAtaaaaacttattatttattagaaatcccCAGTTTTCTGCATCAAAAATTTCGTTTTTGTTTATGTTTCGGTTGTACTCTTAACTAAGAGTTGCCTAGATATCTGCTTtgtgtgagatccctgaaaaaaaatctcctttttgaaaatatataaataagtatggagtcgccagtaggttttataaaaaaacatacaaaaataaggttaacggaaaaggccccttttgatccctggtatggggactgatccgtcactccggtctgaaccaaagattgcggattcgggggtaaaggtacgatcatggaaggtgttaggcacccggatcgcccatcaaactgacggcctctactatttatttataatattatatatttgacgaaatttaAGACAGAAAAAAGAAAGTTAGTAACAAACGttaaataattatatttataagaCAAATTAATAGGTTAGTTTATACAATAaatagataaaataaataaaagacaaaataaaagagctaATTAAAAGAAAGAGTAGAGAAAAGCTTATTTGAATCCCAGTCACTTCGGAACTATGTGGATGTTATATTAATGAATTTTGACTTTGTCGTTAATTATTAGGCTCTTATGTCTTATATGGAAAGACGGATAATTTTATTGTATGTGAGTGATTTTTGATTGATCTAAAATTGAGATAGTATATTTGAGACGGGGTATATATATATGAGAGTAGAGCTTTTGGGACCGACTGTGTATATGAATGTTGGTATTTGTATCTCGGGTCTGTATCCTCTGGAATATTTGTTGTCCATCCTCCGTCTGTATATTTTTGTGAGCCCCCCCTCTGTGAAGGTATTAGGATGGTATTTATACTTATGTCCGTCGCATGGAATCTGACCGAGGCTTAGAATTTGTACCCGATAAGAGTTTCAGCTTGTGTTTTGTTCTCTCCCTTATCACTTTATCCCCTTGActtttttatttgtaattaggaGTTGTAGTACCAGTGGGGTACGTTTAAGTGTTTAACACTATTTTAATTTGAGACCCGTTTTCTTAGAATACGTACGTAATCATTTGAATCGCATTATAGTCTGGCTCTTCGTTAGTCAGTAATATTACTCACTAATATGGCACATGGTGAATTGTACGTAAAGAGGTAGATGCCCCCGGCCCATTTGCAGTTAAATATCGTCTTGAGTGCGACATATAAAAATGTATAATTTATCAGTTGTTTACGGTTTTGTGCCGTGAATTTATTAAAACGGGCTAAATAGGAATAAAGGGCTAAAGGGTGGTTTTggaaaataagcgtaaagagccattaattataacattgtcaattttcatttagtcattaaatttgagcctcatcatcgggtacccgtaaggctaggtagacattttgaggtgtctacactttgcaacagaatcaaaccgagtctGTAGTTCTTACATAAAATATTTTATGCAGTGTTGACAAACAACTCACAACTTATTCTAAAAACAtttgaaattcaaaaattatttcataacatttgagaatgaggtcatcaaggatagtatttcttcagctgGTCCAAATTCGTAGGGTTTGTGAAGTCATTCCCATCCAAATCTATTAATCGAACAGTGTCTCCTAACAAAATCTTCTTTACTAAATAAGGGCCTGCCCAATTTGGTTTAAACTTACCAGTCGTGTCAATTGGTAACAAAGCTCTGACTGACTTAAGAACTAAGTCTCCTTCGTTGATCCATCGTGGTTTTACCTTCTTATTAAAAACTCTTTCTATCCTTTTCTGGCAGAGTTGGACGTGGTATAATACGTTCGAACGCCGCTCGTCGAGTATGACTAGTGAATCATATCTTGCTTGAACCCAATCTGCTTCAGGAACCTGGCTTTCTAGTAGGATCCTTAGGGATGGTACTTCCAGCTCAATTCGTTAAACCGCTTCCATTCCATATACCAAGTAATATGGGGTTGCAACCGTTGCCGTTCTAATCGAAGTTCTATATCCCCATAATGCGAAGGGTATCTTCTCTGGCCACTCTTTATAGTTATCAGATATCCTCCTCAAAATGACGGTGACTGTTTTATTAGCAGCCTCTACCGCACCATTCTTCTGTGGTCAGTATGGCGATGACTTCtgatgtttgattttatacttttcaactATAACTGCAGCCTCAGCTTGAAAATGGGTTCCATGATCACTGATGAACTCATGTGGTATTCCGTACCGGCAAATGATGTCATTCTGAATTAACTTTGCTACTTGCTTCACTTTTAGCACTTTGTAAGACTTAgcctctacccacttcgtgaagtagtcaattgcaacaaggataaaacaatgaCCTCTGGTTCCTGATGGGTTTACTTctccaatgatgtcgattccccaggttgaaaatggccaaggtgacgtcatggtgtataacatAGAAGGTGCCACGTGCTCCACATTTGCGAATATCTGACAATTGTGACAGTGGCTGATATACTTGCAACAATCTGTTTCCATCGTTGTCAAATAATAACCAAGCCTTATGATCTTACGGACtaacatatgggcattcatgtgtggcccATATTCACCGTCATGGACTTCCTCCATAACCTTTTCAGCTGTCGGTTCATTGATGCATCGCAATAAAACACCTTGAGccgtcttcttgtacaattgcctATCATCAGTCCTGATGAATTGGGTGGATAACATTCACAGAGCGCGCTTTTCATGCGTGTCAAGGTCGGGAGGATACTCTCCTGTTTCCTTGAATTTCAAAATAACTGTGTACCAGGGTTCGGTTTCACCTTCCTCGGCATCATCGATTGCATTCACATAGGCAGATGACGATCTCCGTTTGACACATATTGGCATACTGTCTATGTGGTCGGAAATGTTGATCAGGGCAGGTAGCTTGGACAACgcatctgcaaactgattttcctcTCTCTGAAGGCGAACATATCGAATATCCTCGAAATACTTTTCCAATTCTTCGATTCTGGTTTGATATAGGCCCAAACTTTGGCTCTTAATTTTCCATGACCcacccacttgattgatcacaagGGACGAGTCTCCATGTACTAACAACTTCTTCACACCCAAGTCAAGAGCACTGCATAAACCAAGCAAACATGCTTCATCTTCAGCGGCGTTGTTCGTGACATTGAAATCCAGCTTGATGGACACGGGCACGTGTTCACCTATTGGCGAGATAAGAAGAATGACCACTCCATATCCCATATAGTTTGATGCTTCATCGAAAAACTGGTCATCTTCGATTTTCCTCCCAcaccttatcaattctttgaaagtgCTAAAGTTTTGACACTTCAATACATCACGGTAGACGGGTCGGATATTCTTCACAAATTTATCTACCATTTCTGTTTCTTTGGGTTTCCTGGCTATGTTCACGCTCTCGCCATCGGGCCAGGAaatcagtgaacccttccttttctttttgagTCATAACTTCCAGAGTCCTCATAGTGGTTTGGATCTCTGTGTTATCAGCATAATGTTTGCAAAACTCTACGGTGATGCCTCAAACGTAGGGTAGTTCTTCAGTTCAAGGTTATAAAACCAGGCCGTTGGGTGTTCCCTCAAAGACTGAGCAAAGATGGCAGAGAGTATACTTCCAGGTGCACCTTTTAGGGCAAGGTGTTCTTTGTAGGACCGAATATGTTGGAGAGGGTCCTCCGTTCCTTTatactttgggatgtcagtgagcaCAACGTTCTTAGGGAATTCATCTTGGACCGGAGCATAGGTCCTAGAATTCTCATAATGGATGCTCTCCCTCTGAGAGAGCTTTAGTTGATCTTCAATAACTTTGAACCATTTTTCAAATTCACTCATCTCTAGTGGGGTAGGCCCAATGTTTTCCCCATTGATCTTAGCCTCAATGGCTCCCAATCGAGTCATCATCAACTCCAAAGTCTCACCCAGCTTAGTGGCGACAGCTTCCATTGTTTTCTTTCGGGTTTGAGGTGGCCTTTCTATAAGAAAGAACCAGAACCAATCAATACTCAAATCAAAATCCCCTGCACAAATAAGGACTCGACTCACAGACTTGTCCTTTGACTCAAAGACAGAACTAGACCCAGGAAATGAGCTAAATGGCTCACTTGTAAGGGGTCACATGGGAGAGGGGTCTAGACCTAACAAGCGCTATGACTCGACTCAACTAACTTCTTAACTTAGACTTGACATCGACTTGGTGTGACAAACTCGTGAGTGAACCAAATAAGGTTCATGGATTCATTGTTACGTCTCGAGTGTCCTAATAGAGATCTTTCTTAACTTGACTTTGACCAAATGGTCGACATACATGACTTGGACCCAAGAGGTGGCTTGGGAGGCCAACTAGGGTCGTGTATTGGCTAGACACACGGTTCACTTGAACCTACGACACAACAAAACTTAACTCGAAACATATTCTATGCTCGGGAATGGTGAGAAATCATTtctgaattgatttgaaaatggatgatttgaaaatgagattttaaaTGGGCAGCATACTGGCTATATAAAGCTCATTTGGTTCGAAAAACCTGCATCTATTTCGGCAGCATTCCGAGTTTGAAAACATGCTTTatttgaagacggtttttgaaaaaaCGATTTTGACAAAACAGTTGAGATTTTCAAATAAAAAGCATGGaggatgatcacatagcacataagcattcaCATATTAATCGTGCATGAAcctagactcttctaagtctcggtcgGTCCTCTAATTGGGTATATGCCAATGATCCACCttatcaaagaaagtcaagcctcCCATAAGCAGAAGTGTGCAATATGGTAAGAGCAAATACTTAAATATCGCAGCGGTACCATCTTGATATTTAAATCGGCATAGTAGACGTCACCTCCTACCCATTGAAATCGACCCAATGGGTGAGGTGGTCCACCTAAAGTCTCGAATGGGTAATGCATGTATGCAAAACGAATCATTATGTTAGTCCTATTAGCCATCATTTTCCTTTTCAAGTTacaactccccagcggagtcgccaaaatgtggatgtGGGAAAATGGAGGTGTTATCCACGGGGTTGAAAATCGtcttggagtcgccaccaaatttaaggaaatttgggaaccatttttgaaaatgagatttgagttcgttgttgaaagtacgtgataggaagttcgttaataaaacacccacccccgcccgttgcaataacggcctctacttggGACTATGATGGCTAATTGGATAAGACTATAATCGTTATATGAGAGTGAAAAACACCATtgtgatcctaacatgtgagcctGGTTTCTAATCATTTAATGCATCTAATCTACTTTttccaagtgatttagcatgtgaggttgGTTTGAGCTATGCTAACAAGCATTCACAAACATGGCTTGGGGGAAGGGAAGCAAGTGGGGCACTATCTATTACAACCCAGGCGATTCTCGTCGACTCGATttgcaaacaattgaattaaagatacaactcgatctaaatacaattgctaaacaTGACACACGATATACTTGCCCATTCTAGGTGCCTTGAAATTCGtacctgttccgggtgtaattccagagcaagtattgttaccacccgtggcttgtagaatgatgtcttgagttggattcctcgtctctatcgttcctctcggcctctcctgcaacaatgaaagaactgagggcttggctttgtgccaagcgtactcactccgacgcccaagtcagtaaacttagagggataagttgttattacttggctaaggatgtattgtagagagataaggaagagattaccagatgaatagtgattcttaggttaatttatggatcctttcctcaatgaaggttgaggagtatttatagactttcaccttttgtcacgtagtggccaagtggctagcaggtggaaagaccgttctaccctcggccgatggacccatggcaggccggccgagggtcttggatatgagtacgcggatctGTATCCCGGCTGGccagttgcctagccgagacccaggtgacaggccgatgggttgcatcggctagactgtctaagtcgttgactttgctgtggatatccttgaccttgctcaatatgttgacttggtcagcggtgcagaatatgccccatcaatttgcccccagcgtagcctatgccgtggtatgggctccgatgtatgctgagcgtatattctgcgaaaGTAATTTCTGAAACTTTTTCTATATCGGCTCCATCTACCTCGGCCTGGTTCttattaggccgtaccatatatatcccccctccacatggatgtgtaaagggcatccgatgtggaaaaggaagtgacgctggccgagaccagggttgggagtgccggttgtttttgattgcccccaggccggtgcttcctagcttggttgatcttgtggccggcggagagcagatacctaggaatttgttgaggaagatgaatgggcgaagagaggtgaaggggcgtgttgaagacgcttgatcactgttgcattgattgacgtttgactgttgcgacgattgactttccatggttgcatgtctgacacgtgtctgttagGTGATTGGCtggcgcttcatgggctgttctctgattggttcttcttcatgggcttttccctataaatagggtagttattccgtgaaattggccaccaatttcactctccaaaattttcttctctctaaactttcaagggcttctttgtcttctaattttcagagttgttactccggcgagtgtttctCTTCAAGGTTAACAAACAAATTTCCtttcttattttgttaaataatcattgctatcatgtcttctgctgacgctggGACTAGCGCTTGGCGCCGGGGTTCCCatcgcgtcttgatggggaggggatactagatgccatcccgataaggtttgggggtcctaggtctccctctcccgtagttgatccaccaattttggaggagtgggaggatgaggatgatgatgctgatgatgatgagAGGACTCCTTCTGATGGTGAGAGGACTCCTTCTGTTGTTGAGAGGCCgtctatcccggatcatggcgaggccTGCACAACTGGTCTTGATCGTGCCTGGACTAATAAATTCGCCAGCTGTTCCGGTGGGACTCTTTTCGAaggccatttctccttcggtgatgggtacaagatcgttatccctgaggagggtcaggcggtctgttgccctccccctgGTCATATCGGCGTGTATATCGGGcaccggagtatgggctccggtttcctttgaatgaatacgtcatggctatcatcaaagctatgaacgtcgctgtggcccaactgcatccgttggccatgaggacgatagtcggctttgtgtggctctgtctctttaggggggagatcccaacagttaacttattccgccgccttcatcatctacggccgtcaatcgccggtaaagtggggtggtacagcgtgcagacggagccaggcTTCGTCTCCGTGTCCAAGCTTACTTCTTGTAAGGACTGGCAacggcggtgggtgtacgtcc
It includes:
- the LOC141590431 gene encoding uncharacterized protein LOC141590431 produces the protein MVDKFVKNIRPVYRDVLKCQNFSTFKELIRCGRKIEDDQFFDEASNYMGYGVVILLISPIGEHVPVSIKLDFNVTNNAAEDEACLLGLCSALDLGVKKLLVHGDSSLVINQVGGSWKIKSQSLGLYQTRIEELEKYFEDIRYVRLQREENQFADALSKLPALINISDHIDSMPICVKRRSSSAYVNAIDDAEEGETEPWYTVILKFKETGEYPPDLDTHEKRAL